One part of the Thiothrix nivea DSM 5205 genome encodes these proteins:
- the nth gene encoding endonuclease III translates to MNKAKREEIFRRLHDANPNPATELEYGSAFELLIAVILSAQATDKGVNKATARLFPAANTPKAIYALGEEGLKDYIKTIGLFNSKAKNIIETCRILVEKHHSQVPEDRAALEALPGVGRKTANVILNTAFRHPTMAVDTHIFRVSNRTGIAPGRNVLEVEKALLKHVPKQYLLDAHHWLILHGRYTCVARNPKCGQCIIADLCDFKEKTA, encoded by the coding sequence ATGAACAAAGCCAAGCGGGAAGAGATTTTCCGCCGTCTGCACGACGCCAACCCCAACCCGGCCACCGAACTCGAATACGGCAGCGCGTTTGAACTGCTGATTGCCGTAATCCTTTCGGCGCAGGCTACCGACAAGGGCGTCAACAAGGCCACGGCACGGTTGTTTCCCGCTGCCAATACCCCAAAAGCGATTTACGCGCTGGGCGAGGAAGGCTTGAAGGATTACATCAAGACCATTGGCCTGTTCAACAGCAAAGCGAAAAACATTATTGAAACCTGCCGGATTCTGGTGGAAAAGCACCATTCACAAGTGCCCGAAGACCGTGCCGCGCTGGAAGCCTTGCCGGGTGTTGGGCGCAAGACTGCCAACGTGATCCTCAACACTGCCTTCCGCCACCCCACCATGGCGGTGGACACGCACATTTTCCGTGTTTCTAACCGTACCGGCATCGCCCCCGGCAGAAACGTGCTGGAAGTGGAAAAAGCCCTGCTGAAACATGTTCCAAAGCAATACCTGCTGGACGCCCATCACTGGCTGATACTGCACGGGCGCTATACCTGCGTGGCGCGTAACCCGAAATGCGGGCAATGCATCATTGCCGACCTATGCGACTTCAAGGAGAAAACTGCCTGA
- a CDS encoding electron transport complex subunit E, with translation MNSTYRELTVAGLWHNNPGLVQLLGLCPLMAVTTNFVNGLGLGLATIIALVSSNLAISLVRDYIRPEIRIPAFVLIIAGNVTLIEMLMKAYFHDLYNILGIFIPLIVTNCIVIGRSEAYASKNPPAHAGYDSLMMGVGFMLVLVVLGGMRELVANGTLFAQAHLMFGEAARGMTITLGNDFKGLLLAALPPGAFIGLGFLVALKNWIDKRNAQRVTVSKPTAAPMTGEAA, from the coding sequence ATGAATTCAACTTACCGTGAACTGACTGTTGCCGGTCTTTGGCATAACAACCCCGGCCTGGTGCAACTGTTGGGGCTGTGCCCGCTGATGGCTGTCACCACCAATTTCGTCAATGGGCTGGGCTTGGGGCTGGCAACCATCATCGCGCTGGTATCATCCAATCTAGCCATTTCATTGGTACGCGATTACATCCGCCCGGAAATCCGCATCCCGGCCTTTGTACTCATCATTGCGGGCAACGTGACCCTGATCGAAATGCTGATGAAGGCGTATTTCCACGACCTTTACAACATACTCGGCATCTTCATCCCCCTGATCGTTACCAACTGTATCGTGATCGGGCGCTCGGAAGCTTATGCCTCCAAAAACCCGCCTGCCCACGCTGGTTATGACAGCCTGATGATGGGGGTGGGTTTCATGCTGGTACTGGTGGTGTTGGGCGGAATGCGCGAACTGGTCGCCAATGGCACGCTGTTTGCGCAGGCTCATCTGATGTTCGGCGAAGCAGCACGTGGCATGACCATTACTCTTGGCAATGACTTCAAGGGTCTGCTGCTGGCTGCCCTGCCGCCTGGTGCATTCATCGGCCTTGGCTTTCTGGTCGCCCTGAAAAACTGGATCGACAAGCGCAATGCACAACGGGTCACCGTCAGTAAACCCACCGCCGCGCCCATGACGGGTGAGGCAGCATGA
- a CDS encoding inositol monophosphatase family protein encodes MHPMLRKATDAAREAGEAIRHYANKVHKLNIQNKDQNDFVSEVDQQAEQIIVRHLQRAYPDHAFFGEEHGKQGTDSDYEWIIDPLDGTTNFLYGIPQYSVSIALKHKGRLTVGVVYDPLRDETFAAARGDGATLNGRRIRVSERSSMHSALLGTGIPFRANQNLDLYLQTLKALIPDTAGVRRPGSAALDLAWVACGRFDGFWEFGLNEWDMAAGVLLVQEAGGLVSDLSGDNNHLKTGDVVAANPKVFKEMIKRLRPIVTNR; translated from the coding sequence ATGCATCCAATGCTCAGAAAAGCGACTGATGCCGCCCGCGAAGCAGGCGAAGCCATTCGCCACTACGCCAACAAAGTGCACAAGCTGAATATCCAGAACAAGGATCAAAACGATTTCGTCAGCGAAGTCGACCAACAGGCCGAGCAAATTATCGTGCGCCATCTGCAACGCGCCTACCCTGACCATGCATTTTTCGGTGAAGAACACGGCAAGCAAGGTACGGACAGTGATTACGAATGGATTATCGACCCGCTCGACGGCACTACCAATTTCCTCTACGGCATTCCCCAGTATTCGGTATCCATTGCCCTGAAACACAAAGGCCGCCTGACCGTGGGCGTGGTGTATGACCCGCTACGGGATGAAACTTTCGCCGCCGCGCGTGGGGATGGCGCCACCCTCAATGGCCGCCGTATCCGCGTTTCCGAACGCAGCAGTATGCACAGCGCCCTGCTCGGCACTGGTATCCCGTTCCGCGCCAACCAGAACCTCGACCTGTACCTACAAACCCTGAAAGCCCTGATACCGGACACAGCTGGCGTGCGCCGCCCCGGTTCTGCTGCACTCGACCTGGCCTGGGTGGCCTGTGGCCGTTTCGACGGTTTCTGGGAATTTGGCCTCAATGAATGGGACATGGCCGCTGGCGTATTGCTGGTACAAGAAGCAGGCGGTCTGGTCAGCGACTTGTCCGGCGACAATAACCACCTGAAAACCGGCGACGTAGTAGCCGCTAACCCAAAAGTTTTCAAAGAAATGATCAAACGTTTGCGCCCCATTGTGACAAATCGTTAA
- a CDS encoding DUF1841 family protein yields the protein MFGHDRDGMRRYYLQCWKKFQQKQPLDALGQQVAQVIAEHPEYHKLLEQTDAALQRDYLPENGETNPFLHMGLHLGIREQAATNRPVGISEIYRQLVIQYGTLDAEHRMMDCLAESIWLAQRNQTAPDEAAYLDCLKKASN from the coding sequence ATGTTTGGCCATGACCGTGACGGAATGCGCCGCTACTACCTGCAATGCTGGAAAAAATTTCAGCAAAAACAACCGTTGGATGCACTGGGACAACAAGTTGCCCAAGTGATTGCCGAACATCCGGAATACCACAAGTTGCTGGAACAGACTGATGCGGCTCTGCAACGCGATTACCTGCCGGAAAATGGTGAAACCAACCCCTTCCTGCACATGGGGCTGCACCTTGGCATCCGCGAACAGGCCGCCACCAACCGTCCAGTAGGTATCAGCGAAATCTATCGGCAACTTGTGATCCAATACGGCACTTTAGACGCTGAACACCGGATGATGGATTGCCTGGCTGAAAGCATCTGGCTTGCCCAGCGCAACCAGACTGCCCCGGATGAAGCAGCGTATCTTGATTGTTTGAAAAAGGCGTCTAATTAA
- the recB gene encoding exodeoxyribonuclease V subunit beta, with amino-acid sequence MQMQTLDAKCVPLEGTNLIEASAGTGKTWTISWLYLRLVAVYGLKVDQILVVTYTEAATAELRDRIRKRLVDALAFLERRACAEVYETLLAETELAVCIQRLQLALVSFDEAAVFTIHGFCKRVLGENAFEARLPFESELVANEDGVLTELTDKFWYQYFLTPDPLHLRLLQKHGLTPDGLLGDVRNFIGKPYLQADIPAATAEAFAGLQSTFDAVFRTCQEIWMQERQAVTNLLLSGVLNGNSYSKRNVPNWADKLDLLFAGETRLGDVHETVARFSTAALSEKTKDGKTTPVHAFFRQIDTLLDAWSELHGSEQAALENLRLQLLLHLRRELPLRKQQLGILTFDDLLLHLHTALEQHPHLAPRLAAKYRAALIDEFQDTDPIQYEIFARIYRDSAEQRVFYVGDPKQAIYGFRGADIYTYLQAAQAVTHSHTLKQNFRSHNGLLQALNHLFRQSANPFRSEIRYEPIEAGKDQASIFLSSPLEGEGAGLKGIPSIRLWDWYTLDEGFNNTAVQENIAAAVANDIARLLNAARQGAATIGDRPIRSSDIAVLVRENRQGELVKQALLERGIASVQKSRDSIFCTREATELRAVLRAVAEPGNELALKQALVTELFGFTASALHTLDEEPALLEAQLEAFQRWHQTWHTQGFMPMFRQWMQQCNGYAHLLALADGERRLTNLLHLAELIHTESRLHGHGMHALIRWLQQRAITGGQDEAHELRLESDENLVQITTIHKSKGLEYGIVYCPFLWLERSPTTGTWFSWHDAKVEGGMTRLQAGSLASDDAERCFREAEQAENLRLLYVALTRAKYHCTIALVSGRINQFDYYSALGWLLFGKLEQGRAILGKLRKDGMQPGERQTLMHQQLQAIVAGGEGHISHELLSPAQPMIRYQVDSVRAEPRIRHYHHRLPPVPRVGSFSGLAAGKEDERPDYDTLAWQAPLEHEAARTAFPRGAKAGSCLHKMLEELDFTQPLADQHDKVLLPALKRHGLPERWLAAAETLLANTLDTQLFVATRLADLPKERRLDELEFYFPVGHLQLKRLQTLLHQHLPAEWADIHAAIDRLKFSTLTGFMKGFIDLVFEAGGQYYVVDYKSNELGATAQEYTPAAMREAMAEHHYYLQYLIYCLALHRYLRQRVSGYDWDTHVGGALYLFLRGMTPVQPGSGVFFHKPDTRLMTALDQLFQ; translated from the coding sequence GGTAGCCGTCTATGGGCTGAAAGTTGACCAGATTCTGGTGGTTACTTATACCGAGGCAGCAACAGCCGAGTTGCGCGACCGCATCCGCAAACGGTTGGTGGATGCGTTGGCATTTCTGGAGCGGCGGGCTTGCGCTGAGGTTTATGAAACCTTGTTGGCAGAAACCGAGCTTGCGGTCTGCATTCAGCGGCTGCAACTGGCGCTGGTCAGTTTTGACGAAGCCGCTGTTTTCACTATCCATGGCTTTTGCAAGCGGGTACTGGGCGAAAATGCATTTGAAGCCCGCCTGCCGTTTGAAAGCGAGCTGGTCGCCAATGAAGACGGTGTGCTGACCGAGCTGACCGACAAATTCTGGTATCAGTACTTCCTGACCCCTGACCCCTTGCATCTACGGCTGTTACAAAAACATGGCCTGACGCCGGATGGGTTGCTGGGGGACGTGCGTAACTTCATCGGCAAGCCGTATTTGCAGGCCGACATCCCGGCGGCGACGGCGGAGGCGTTTGCCGGGCTGCAAAGCACGTTTGACGCCGTTTTCCGCACCTGTCAGGAAATCTGGATGCAGGAACGGCAGGCGGTCACGAATCTGCTGCTGTCAGGCGTGCTGAATGGCAACTCCTACAGTAAGCGCAATGTGCCCAACTGGGCAGATAAGCTGGATCTGCTATTCGCCGGGGAAACGCGGCTGGGCGATGTACATGAAACCGTTGCCCGCTTTTCTACTGCCGCGCTGAGTGAAAAAACCAAAGACGGCAAAACCACGCCAGTACATGCCTTTTTCCGGCAGATAGATACGTTGCTGGATGCCTGGTCTGAATTGCACGGCAGCGAACAGGCAGCGCTGGAAAACCTGCGCCTGCAACTGCTGTTGCACCTGCGCCGGGAGCTGCCATTGCGCAAACAGCAACTCGGCATCCTTACGTTCGATGACCTGTTGCTGCACCTCCATACGGCGCTGGAACAGCACCCACACTTGGCTCCGCGCTTGGCCGCCAAGTACCGGGCGGCGCTGATCGATGAATTCCAGGATACTGACCCGATCCAGTATGAGATTTTTGCGCGCATTTACCGTGACAGCGCGGAACAGCGCGTGTTCTATGTGGGCGACCCCAAACAGGCGATTTACGGCTTTCGTGGGGCGGATATTTACACCTACCTGCAAGCTGCCCAGGCGGTCACGCATAGCCATACCCTAAAACAGAATTTCCGTTCGCATAACGGTTTGCTGCAAGCGCTCAACCACCTGTTCCGGCAATCCGCGAACCCATTCCGTAGCGAAATCCGCTATGAACCGATCGAAGCTGGCAAGGATCAGGCCAGCATCTTTCTCTCCTCTCCCCTTGAGGGAGAGGGGGCGGGGTTGAAGGGTATTCCCTCCATCCGCTTGTGGGACTGGTACACCCTCGACGAAGGCTTCAACAATACTGCGGTACAGGAAAATATCGCCGCCGCCGTCGCCAACGACATCGCCCGCCTGTTGAACGCTGCCCGGCAGGGAGCCGCCACTATTGGCGACCGCCCCATCCGTAGTAGCGACATCGCCGTGCTGGTGCGGGAAAACCGTCAGGGTGAGCTGGTCAAGCAGGCGCTGCTGGAACGGGGCATTGCCAGTGTACAGAAATCCCGTGACAGCATTTTCTGCACCCGCGAAGCCACCGAACTGCGCGCCGTACTGCGGGCAGTCGCCGAGCCAGGCAATGAGCTTGCCCTCAAACAGGCATTGGTGACGGAACTGTTTGGCTTCACTGCCAGTGCCCTGCACACGCTGGATGAGGAACCCGCTTTGCTGGAAGCCCAGCTGGAAGCTTTCCAGCGCTGGCATCAGACCTGGCATACACAAGGTTTTATGCCGATGTTCCGTCAGTGGATGCAGCAATGTAACGGTTACGCCCACCTGCTGGCGCTGGCGGATGGTGAACGTCGCCTGACCAACCTGCTGCATTTGGCGGAACTGATCCATACCGAAAGCCGCCTGCACGGCCACGGGATGCACGCCCTGATCCGCTGGCTGCAACAACGGGCAATCACGGGCGGGCAGGACGAAGCGCATGAATTGCGCCTGGAAAGCGATGAAAACCTGGTGCAAATCACCACCATTCACAAAAGCAAGGGGCTGGAATACGGCATCGTCTATTGCCCGTTCCTGTGGCTGGAACGCAGCCCCACCACAGGCACCTGGTTCAGTTGGCATGATGCCAAGGTGGAAGGTGGCATGACCCGCCTGCAAGCCGGGTCACTGGCCAGTGATGACGCCGAACGCTGTTTCCGTGAGGCGGAACAGGCTGAAAACCTGCGCTTGCTGTATGTAGCGCTCACCCGTGCCAAATACCACTGCACCATCGCGCTGGTCAGTGGACGCATCAACCAGTTTGACTACTATTCCGCGCTCGGCTGGCTGCTGTTCGGCAAGCTGGAACAGGGGCGGGCAATACTCGGCAAGTTGCGCAAGGATGGGATGCAACCGGGTGAACGTCAGACGCTGATGCATCAGCAATTGCAAGCCATCGTTGCTGGTGGGGAAGGGCATATCAGCCATGAATTGCTGTCGCCAGCACAACCGATGATCCGCTACCAGGTGGATAGTGTGCGGGCTGAACCGCGTATCCGCCATTACCACCACCGCTTGCCGCCCGTACCCAGGGTCGGCAGTTTCAGCGGGCTGGCCGCCGGGAAGGAGGACGAACGCCCGGATTACGATACCCTGGCCTGGCAGGCGCCACTGGAGCACGAAGCGGCGCGTACTGCCTTCCCACGCGGAGCCAAGGCGGGAAGTTGTCTGCACAAGATGCTGGAGGAACTGGATTTTACCCAGCCGCTGGCTGACCAGCATGACAAGGTGTTGCTGCCTGCCCTGAAGCGGCATGGGTTGCCGGAGCGGTGGCTAGCGGCAGCGGAAACCTTGCTGGCAAATACACTGGATACACAATTGTTTGTTGCCACTCGTCTTGCTGATTTGCCGAAAGAGCGTCGGCTGGATGAACTGGAATTCTATTTCCCGGTTGGGCATCTGCAACTGAAGCGTCTGCAAACCTTGTTGCATCAGCACTTGCCAGCGGAATGGGCAGACATTCATGCAGCCATCGACCGGTTGAAATTCAGCACCCTGACCGGCTTCATGAAGGGTTTTATCGACCTGGTGTTCGAGGCGGGCGGGCAATATTATGTGGTGGATTACAAGTCCAACGAACTGGGTGCAACGGCACAGGAATACACCCCGGCAGCCATGCGGGAAGCGATGGCGGAACACCATTACTACCTGCAATACCTGATCTATTGTTTGGCGCTGCACCGTTATTTGCGGCAGCGGGTCAGCGGTTATGACTGGGATACGCATGTGGGGGGGGCGCTGTACCTGTTCCTGCGCGGCATGACGCCCGTACAGCCCGGCTCAGGGGTATTTTTCCACAAGCCGGATACTAGGCTGATGACGGCGCTGGATCAGTTGTTCCAATAG
- the rsxG gene encoding electron transport complex subunit RsxG encodes MNNSLLKEILKPGLLLAGFALLGTLALALIYGLTLPQVQANERATTLKQLNALVGAQEYDNDLLANPLTLPAADFGSAEAVTVYRASKQGNPVAGLFIVSAPDGYSGSIRIVVGVRADQSLAGVRVLAHKETPGLGDKIDAGKNDWVLGFNGKSLQNPVLTGWAVRKDGGEFDQFTGATITPRAVVGAVKRTLLWSQQHFATLFSPTAAPTPQEAKP; translated from the coding sequence ATGAACAACAGCCTATTGAAAGAAATCCTCAAACCGGGCCTGCTCCTGGCTGGCTTCGCCTTGTTGGGTACACTGGCGCTGGCGCTGATTTACGGCCTGACCCTGCCGCAGGTACAAGCGAATGAACGCGCCACTACCCTCAAGCAATTGAATGCACTGGTCGGCGCGCAAGAATATGACAACGACCTGCTGGCTAACCCGCTGACCTTGCCCGCCGCTGATTTCGGTAGCGCCGAAGCCGTCACTGTCTACCGCGCCAGCAAGCAGGGCAATCCGGTTGCAGGGCTGTTCATCGTCAGCGCACCAGACGGTTACAGCGGCTCCATCCGTATAGTGGTTGGCGTGCGCGCAGACCAGAGCCTCGCGGGCGTGCGGGTGCTTGCCCACAAGGAAACCCCCGGCCTTGGCGACAAGATTGACGCAGGCAAAAATGACTGGGTTCTCGGCTTCAATGGCAAATCCTTGCAAAACCCTGTCCTGACGGGCTGGGCAGTGCGCAAGGATGGCGGGGAATTCGACCAGTTTACCGGCGCTACCATTACCCCACGGGCAGTGGTCGGGGCAGTGAAGCGTACCCTGCTGTGGTCGCAACAGCATTTTGCCACGCTGTTTTCACCAACAGCTGCGCCCACGCCTCAGGAGGCCAAACCATGA